One region of Paenibacillus polymyxa M1 genomic DNA includes:
- a CDS encoding helix-turn-helix domain-containing protein produces the protein MNVIKCNIRELMAEHRIDDITELMAKSGLSRNSINKLYRETNIETTKLETLFKLCDTFNCKLSDLIEYVPEENQ, from the coding sequence ATGAACGTAATCAAGTGCAATATACGAGAACTCATGGCAGAACATCGAATAGATGATATAACAGAATTGATGGCGAAATCGGGCTTAAGTCGGAATTCAATCAACAAGTTGTATAGGGAAACGAATATAGAAACAACAAAGCTGGAAACTTTATTCAAGCTATGCGATACATTTAACTGCAAATTATCAGATTTAATTGAGTATGTACCCGAAGAAAACCAGTAG
- a CDS encoding DUF2971 domain-containing protein produces MSNSLYHYCSNDTFLNIIKNKTIRLSDISKSNDYKETKWLFEYIGEEIVRQYKEHSFFRGQLIYGLDEVTSLELIVKSIKEKMLERSEELFYVACFSEEGDKLSQWRGYADDGYGLSIGFSIDSLKTLINKEESLKLLQVEYPEKNNNSSSEKIRKHSKDILQSVLHAITEGDTKKIFSRETYAIDVFHEISSRIFIQESIKYKNPSFKEEAEWRIVFDDELDKYTNWEDWYDEVEDKSLLSGDMAVLFPNGLQFKAYRNRIVSFFDLSFKAYAKNIINEIIIGPKSDIQEGDIYQILSYYGYEATDINIIKSKSTYR; encoded by the coding sequence ATGAGCAATTCATTATATCACTACTGTAGTAATGATACATTTTTGAACATTATAAAAAATAAAACAATAAGATTGTCGGATATTTCTAAATCAAACGACTATAAAGAAACAAAATGGTTGTTTGAATACATTGGAGAAGAAATAGTTCGTCAATATAAAGAACATTCATTTTTTAGAGGACAATTGATTTACGGACTAGACGAAGTCACATCCTTGGAACTCATTGTTAAATCTATTAAAGAAAAAATGTTAGAAAGAAGTGAAGAACTATTTTATGTAGCTTGTTTCTCTGAAGAAGGCGATAAACTTAGCCAATGGAGAGGTTACGCAGACGATGGTTATGGCTTATCTATTGGATTTAGTATTGACTCTTTAAAAACATTAATCAATAAAGAGGAGAGTCTAAAGTTATTACAAGTTGAGTACCCAGAGAAAAATAATAATAGCTCCTCTGAGAAGATTAGAAAGCATTCAAAAGATATATTACAAAGTGTATTGCATGCAATTACAGAGGGGGATACAAAAAAAATTTTCTCTAGAGAAACTTACGCAATTGATGTATTTCATGAAATATCTTCAAGGATCTTTATACAAGAGTCAATAAAATATAAAAATCCCTCTTTCAAGGAAGAGGCAGAATGGCGAATAGTTTTTGATGACGAATTAGATAAATATACAAACTGGGAAGATTGGTATGATGAAGTAGAAGATAAATCATTGTTAAGTGGCGATATGGCAGTGCTATTTCCTAATGGCCTGCAATTTAAAGCTTATAGGAATAGAATTGTATCGTTTTTTGACTTATCTTTTAAAGCGTATGCGAAGAATATCATTAACGAAATAATAATAGGCCCTAAATCAGATATACAAGAGGGAGATATTTACCAGATATTGAGCTACTATGGGTACGAGGCAACAGATATAAATATCATTAAATCCAAGAGCACATATAGGTAG
- a CDS encoding tyrosine-type recombinase/integrase — MVRLRLEDCDRERKVLKVRQGKGRKDRQTLLSEAAFAVVEQYIGWEQPADWLFPGQREGRHLTERSAQKVFEKALAEAGIRKQVSIHSLRHSFATHLLENGIDLRYIQELLGHQSVRTTERCTHVSRRDIGRIQSPLDRMSELED, encoded by the coding sequence GTGGTGAGGTTGCGTCTTGAAGACTGCGACCGTGAACGGAAAGTACTGAAAGTTCGTCAGGGAAAGGGCAGGAAGGATCGGCAAACGCTGCTATCCGAAGCGGCTTTTGCGGTGGTCGAGCAGTATATAGGGTGGGAGCAGCCAGCAGACTGGCTGTTTCCAGGGCAGAGGGAAGGCCGCCACCTGACGGAACGTTCAGCGCAGAAAGTGTTTGAAAAAGCGCTGGCTGAAGCGGGCATTCGCAAACAGGTGAGTATCCATTCGCTAAGGCATTCCTTTGCGACCCACTTGCTGGAAAATGGGATTGATCTTCGCTATATTCAGGAACTGCTAGGGCATCAGAGTGTGCGAACGACGGAGCGGTGTACACATGTGAGCAGACGGGACATTGGGCGGATTCAAAGTCCGTTGGATCGGATGAGCGAGCTGGAGGATTGA
- a CDS encoding methyl-accepting chemotaxis protein produces MSQNMKKRAFRSSSIANTLAMVLLVIIVVVFATLGTFMYASTQSMLVKQQEAMLQTKTQATVSQFDALFKEKGSLVKQMSTNTLFRQYIETTESAEMAKTSPHAAATQATLAAIVKEEPSFADAWIAGIHGKGFFLQNDGAASKPDFDIHSRPYFKPAVEADGLYYSEPYKDVNTGNVVMGIFYPIKDSSNQLIGFAAVDIAFKDIPAVMQSYSLGSTGYSILASKTGDILYHPDQNKVLKEKINESTGDLGEIGKKMIAGESGVQLINDNGERRYIGYATSKDTGWSVGLTISEQEALSELRTFTWITIGGFAAATILLVVICYITLRYLLRSIPKLLAKIKLIENGDLTVPFDTNSHNEIGQISQGVHNMVQKIQGMLQMVGGSAQVLNQSSNDLQSISSRTAITMNDTATAINEIANATNYQSIETDNILQKTGALSGQIDEIANDAKTIETMVQTSAEQSGQGLAVVDQLSKWAEENHNSTQAMSAIIQDIDLSRHEISSIVDTVNQIATQTNLLALNASIEAARAGEQGKGFAVVAGEVRKLAEQTARATQEIYKKVRVIEEKTSVSVEHTVHGLKIAEENARSVEDTKQVFFSINKDLEDLKLRMIQISNNTSKVHKHKDEILQALEIISSTTEENSASTEEVSASTQEQLESFEQVAELSKQLNQLSTKLQDELKQFKVE; encoded by the coding sequence ATGTCACAAAATATGAAGAAGCGCGCATTCAGATCATCCAGCATCGCCAACACATTGGCCATGGTCTTGTTAGTTATTATCGTTGTCGTCTTTGCAACCTTGGGGACGTTCATGTATGCGAGCACGCAAAGCATGCTTGTCAAGCAGCAAGAGGCCATGCTCCAGACCAAGACGCAGGCCACCGTCAGTCAATTTGACGCGTTATTTAAGGAAAAGGGCTCGCTAGTCAAGCAAATGTCAACCAACACTTTGTTTAGACAATATATAGAAACCACAGAATCAGCAGAGATGGCGAAAACTTCTCCACATGCTGCGGCAACCCAAGCGACTCTGGCAGCGATTGTCAAGGAAGAGCCATCTTTTGCTGACGCCTGGATTGCAGGAATACATGGTAAAGGCTTCTTTCTTCAGAATGATGGTGCTGCTTCCAAGCCGGATTTCGATATCCATTCGCGTCCGTACTTCAAGCCAGCTGTTGAAGCAGACGGTTTGTACTACTCAGAACCCTATAAGGACGTCAATACAGGGAATGTGGTCATGGGCATTTTCTATCCGATCAAAGATAGCAGCAACCAATTAATCGGCTTTGCAGCTGTGGATATTGCCTTCAAAGACATCCCTGCCGTTATGCAAAGCTATTCGCTTGGAAGCACAGGCTATTCGATTCTTGCATCCAAAACAGGTGATATTTTGTATCACCCTGATCAAAATAAAGTGCTGAAAGAAAAGATTAACGAAAGCACAGGTGATCTTGGCGAGATCGGTAAGAAAATGATTGCTGGCGAGTCTGGAGTACAGCTCATTAATGATAATGGCGAACGTCGCTACATTGGGTATGCAACCAGCAAAGATACAGGATGGTCTGTAGGCTTAACCATTTCTGAACAAGAGGCGCTCTCAGAATTAAGAACCTTTACCTGGATTACGATTGGCGGTTTTGCCGCAGCCACCATTCTGCTCGTGGTAATCTGTTATATAACGCTCCGTTACCTGTTGAGATCCATTCCGAAATTGCTTGCCAAAATCAAGCTGATTGAAAATGGAGATTTGACCGTTCCGTTTGATACGAATTCCCATAACGAAATCGGGCAAATTTCTCAAGGGGTTCACAATATGGTTCAAAAAATTCAAGGCATGCTCCAAATGGTGGGCGGCTCAGCCCAAGTCTTGAATCAGTCCTCAAATGATTTGCAATCCATTTCTTCCAGAACCGCGATCACGATGAACGATACGGCGACAGCAATTAATGAGATTGCCAATGCAACGAACTACCAATCCATCGAAACAGATAACATTTTACAAAAAACCGGAGCCTTATCCGGCCAAATTGACGAAATTGCCAATGATGCCAAAACCATCGAAACAATGGTGCAAACCTCAGCCGAACAAAGCGGACAAGGGCTTGCAGTAGTAGATCAACTATCCAAATGGGCAGAAGAAAATCATAACTCCACACAAGCGATGTCGGCTATCATTCAGGATATCGATTTGAGCCGTCATGAGATTTCGAGCATTGTGGATACGGTCAACCAAATTGCAACGCAGACCAACCTGCTGGCACTCAATGCTTCCATTGAAGCTGCACGTGCAGGAGAACAGGGCAAAGGGTTTGCGGTAGTTGCCGGGGAGGTTCGCAAGCTGGCTGAGCAGACCGCACGGGCGACACAGGAAATCTACAAGAAAGTACGTGTCATTGAAGAAAAAACCAGCGTATCGGTTGAGCATACCGTTCACGGTCTGAAAATTGCAGAAGAAAATGCCAGATCGGTAGAGGACACGAAGCAAGTATTCTTTAGCATTAACAAGGATTTGGAAGATTTGAAATTGCGAATGATCCAGATCAGCAACAACACCTCCAAAGTCCACAAGCACAAAGATGAGATTTTGCAGGCGCTGGAAATCATCTCTTCCACCACAGAAGAGAACTCCGCCTCAACCGAAGAGGTCAGCGCCAGCACGCAGGAACAATTGGAAAGCTTCGAACAGGTTGCTGAACTATCCAAACAATTAAACCAATTGTCCACTAAGCTGCAAGACGAATTAAAGCAGTTTAAGGTTGAGTAA
- a CDS encoding CueP family metal-binding protein, whose protein sequence is MKKGILVASGLVVAALGTYLIAGNFQKEGADKLGTTDIKQLVHDISAGKATAQSASINSSQLIVTGNNTQPITYNLPDNEFFVSIAPYVDQTHPCATHSLTGCQGEIKNGAFNVTVHDSEGNIIMENAAMKSQPNGFIDLWLPRDKTYRISVNHEGKTAQTEFSTYEKNDTCITTMQLG, encoded by the coding sequence ATGAAAAAAGGAATCTTGGTCGCTTCAGGGTTGGTTGTTGCGGCATTAGGCACGTACCTGATTGCAGGAAATTTTCAGAAAGAAGGAGCGGACAAGCTCGGGACAACAGATATCAAGCAATTGGTGCATGATATCAGTGCAGGCAAGGCAACAGCCCAATCCGCTTCTATTAATTCCAGTCAGTTGATAGTCACCGGGAACAATACACAACCCATAACTTATAATTTGCCTGACAACGAGTTTTTTGTTTCGATTGCGCCATATGTAGACCAGACCCACCCTTGTGCAACTCATAGTCTAACCGGTTGCCAAGGCGAAATAAAAAATGGGGCGTTCAATGTGACTGTTCACGACTCCGAAGGGAATATCATCATGGAGAATGCTGCCATGAAATCACAACCCAATGGTTTTATTGATCTATGGCTGCCAAGAGATAAAACCTACCGCATTAGTGTGAACCATGAAGGTAAAACGGCCCAAACGGAATTCTCTACATATGAGAAAAACGATACATGTATCACAACGATGCAGTTGGGTTAA